The sequence TCCTCAAACGCGAGGACAAGCTCCACCAGGCCCAGCGAATCGGCGCCCAGATCGTCGATGAAACTCGCCTCAGGCTTGATGTCCTTCTCGTCGACGTCGAGCTGTTCCTTGATGATCCGCTTTACTTCGGCCGTGATGTCGCGACCTTCAGCCATGGTATTCCTCCCGGGAAAACGGAACCCCTAGTAGCCCATCGCCATCAGCGTTGCACCATCGAATTACCTGCGACCGCTTTTTTCGTGTGCGCCTGGTTTGCCGCTGTGCGTGACGCCTGGCAGACGGGGTCCTCAAGCCAGCGCTCTCACACGTACATTCCGCCGTTGACGCGCAGCGTCTCGCCCGTCACGTAGCTCGCCTCGTCGGAGCATAGGAATGCGATCGCCGCGGCGACCTCCTCCGCTCGGCCCGTGCGCCCGAGCGGGACCATCTTCGTCAGCCCCTCTTTCATCTCCGGGGTGATCGTCGTCGTCATGTCGGTGTCG is a genomic window of Sorangium aterium containing:
- the acpP gene encoding acyl carrier protein, yielding MAEGRDITAEVKRIIKEQLDVDEKDIKPEASFIDDLGADSLGLVELVLAFEEAFEIDIPDEDTEKIRTVQDAIDYIERNAKDKK